In one Halorubrum sp. CBA1229 genomic region, the following are encoded:
- a CDS encoding DHH family phosphoesterase: MSSGASGSARTRYAILGCGSVGHAVAEELTDRGKDVLILDRDESRVEALRDQDLNARVQDIAEPDVVEALDDRDIVLILSSDVEANKAAVSAIRDVGGDHYVVVRASDPVSEDELRERGADVVINPSTVIADSALQSLETGELEYMARQLAEIIEEGGGRMAILTHDNPEPDSIASATALQAIADAFGVEADILYSGDVGHQENRAFVNLLGIDLVARSDAPDLPEYQTVAAVDLAKSADDGFDFDADIDIYLDHLEAEVPFDARFVDVRTNVSSTSTILTKYLQEFDQSPTEAVATALLYGIRAETLDFKRDTTPADLTAAAYLHPFANHDTLEQVESPSMSPETLDVLAEAIQNREVQGSHLFSTAGFIRDREALAQAAQHLLNLEGITTTAVLGIADDTIYLAARSKDIRLNIGNVLDEAFSEMGDAAGHSTQGSLSIPLGIFTGIEASGENRDTLLHLTEEAVRRKLFDALGVEGGGDGGNGS, translated from the coding sequence ATGAGTAGTGGGGCATCCGGATCGGCACGGACGCGGTACGCGATCCTGGGCTGTGGCAGCGTCGGACACGCCGTCGCAGAGGAGCTGACGGATCGCGGCAAGGACGTGCTCATCCTCGACCGCGACGAGAGTCGCGTCGAGGCGCTCCGCGACCAAGACCTCAACGCCCGGGTACAGGACATCGCCGAGCCCGACGTCGTCGAGGCCCTGGACGACCGGGACATCGTGTTGATCCTCTCCAGCGACGTGGAGGCGAACAAGGCGGCCGTTTCGGCGATCCGCGACGTCGGCGGCGACCACTACGTCGTCGTCCGCGCCTCCGACCCCGTCAGCGAGGACGAGCTCCGCGAGCGCGGCGCCGACGTGGTGATCAACCCCTCCACGGTGATCGCCGACAGCGCTCTCCAGTCGCTCGAGACCGGCGAGCTGGAGTACATGGCCCGCCAGCTCGCGGAGATCATCGAGGAGGGCGGCGGCCGGATGGCGATCTTGACCCACGACAACCCGGAGCCCGACTCGATCGCGTCGGCGACCGCCCTACAAGCGATCGCGGACGCGTTCGGCGTCGAGGCCGACATCCTCTACTCCGGCGACGTGGGCCACCAGGAGAACCGGGCGTTCGTCAACCTCCTCGGGATCGACCTCGTGGCGCGGTCGGACGCGCCCGACCTCCCCGAGTATCAGACGGTCGCCGCGGTCGACCTCGCGAAATCGGCCGACGACGGCTTCGACTTCGACGCCGATATTGACATCTACCTCGACCACCTCGAGGCGGAGGTCCCGTTCGACGCCCGGTTCGTCGACGTGCGGACCAACGTCTCCTCGACGTCGACGATCCTCACGAAGTACCTTCAGGAGTTCGATCAGTCGCCGACCGAGGCGGTCGCGACCGCTCTCTTATACGGGATCCGCGCCGAGACGCTCGACTTCAAGCGGGACACGACGCCCGCGGACCTGACGGCGGCCGCGTACCTCCACCCGTTCGCGAACCACGACACGCTCGAACAGGTGGAGTCGCCGTCGATGAGCCCCGAGACGCTGGACGTCCTCGCGGAGGCGATCCAGAACCGCGAGGTGCAGGGGAGCCACCTCTTCTCGACGGCCGGCTTCATCCGGGACCGCGAAGCGCTCGCGCAGGCGGCCCAACACCTGCTCAACTTGGAGGGGATCACGACGACCGCCGTCCTGGGCATCGCCGACGACACCATCTACCTCGCCGCGCGCTCGAAGGATATCCGGCTGAACATCGGCAACGTCCTCGACGAGGCGTTCTCCGAGATGGGCGACGCCGCCGGCCACTCCACGCAGGGCTCGCTGTCGATCCCGCTCGGCATCTTCACCGGCATCGAGGCGAGCGGCGAGAACCGCGACACCCTCTTGCATCTCACCGAGGAGGCCGTCCGCCGGAAGCTGTTCGACGCGCTCGGCGTCGAGGGCGGCGGCGACGGCGGGAACGGGTCGTAG
- a CDS encoding HTTM domain-containing protein: MDQKPSDGSTRSRLSSAIDRFSAALAARVAIDLRALAAFRIGLGALLIADLALRSRSLTAFYTDDGVLPRSAFLSDYSASHSLHAFVGEPWAVALLFVVAGAFALALLVGYRTRLVTAVSWVLLLSLHARNPMLLNSGDSLLRMLLFWSFFLPLGARWSVDAVRRADAPEDDTDPGIAGSIGPAVATVAGLALLLQMLVMYLTNAVHKYEGDLWMSGEAVVYVMQADHFTYLLGNHIAEFPGLLRALTVLWLVLLFASPLLLLLTGIPRAAVASLFVGMHLGMLVTMPIGLFPVVVVVGFIPFFQTPVWDAAERAVARLGPSTRIARWRAGLESRTRALLSLGASLPSLGASLPRPTASERLAGLRDADLSAGLARGRVLFSTVLPYVFLVLVVLSSAQAVDYTEVPEPGEDVLDAVEMDQSWRMFAPDPTHTTRWFVVSGTLENGTERDVFRDAAVRFERPPRAETTYPSARWRKYLTNVYSTDNENHRSYLANYLCAEWNRTHETGVENVTVYQLYERTDPYNGTVEAEGQFEMIEYDCSGEFVQNE, from the coding sequence ATGGATCAAAAGCCCTCCGACGGCAGTACCCGATCGCGACTCTCGAGCGCCATCGACCGCTTTTCGGCGGCGTTGGCCGCGCGAGTCGCGATCGATCTGCGCGCGCTCGCGGCCTTCCGGATCGGGCTCGGCGCGCTGTTGATAGCCGACCTCGCGCTGCGCTCGCGCTCGCTGACCGCCTTCTACACAGACGACGGCGTGCTCCCACGCAGTGCGTTCCTCTCGGACTACTCGGCGAGCCACTCGCTGCACGCGTTCGTCGGCGAGCCGTGGGCCGTGGCGCTGCTGTTCGTCGTCGCGGGCGCGTTCGCGCTCGCGCTGCTCGTCGGGTACCGGACGCGACTCGTCACGGCCGTCTCGTGGGTGCTGCTGCTCTCGTTGCACGCTCGGAACCCGATGCTGTTGAACTCGGGAGACAGCCTGCTGCGCATGCTGCTCTTCTGGAGCTTCTTCCTCCCGCTCGGCGCACGGTGGTCGGTCGACGCCGTCAGGCGAGCGGACGCGCCGGAAGACGATACCGACCCCGGAATTGCGGGTTCGATCGGGCCCGCCGTGGCGACCGTCGCCGGGTTGGCGCTCCTGTTGCAGATGCTCGTGATGTACCTGACCAACGCCGTCCACAAGTACGAGGGCGACCTCTGGATGAGCGGCGAGGCGGTCGTCTACGTCATGCAGGCCGACCACTTCACCTACCTCCTCGGCAACCACATCGCCGAGTTCCCCGGCCTGCTGCGCGCGCTCACCGTCCTGTGGCTCGTGCTCCTGTTCGCGTCGCCGCTGTTGCTCCTGCTCACCGGGATCCCGCGCGCCGCGGTCGCCTCGCTGTTCGTCGGCATGCACCTCGGGATGCTGGTCACGATGCCGATCGGTCTCTTTCCGGTCGTCGTCGTCGTCGGTTTCATTCCGTTCTTCCAGACGCCCGTCTGGGACGCCGCCGAGCGCGCCGTCGCTCGTCTGGGCCCGTCGACGCGGATCGCGCGCTGGCGTGCCGGGCTCGAATCCCGGACGAGGGCGCTCCTCTCGCTCGGCGCGTCGCTCCCCTCGCTCGGTGCGTCACTCCCTCGACCGACCGCGTCGGAGCGCCTCGCCGGCCTGCGGGACGCGGACCTCTCGGCGGGCCTCGCGCGCGGACGCGTCCTCTTCTCGACAGTGCTGCCGTACGTCTTCCTCGTCCTAGTCGTCCTCTCGAGCGCGCAGGCGGTCGACTACACCGAGGTTCCCGAGCCCGGCGAGGACGTCTTAGACGCCGTCGAGATGGACCAGTCCTGGCGGATGTTCGCGCCCGATCCCACCCACACGACGCGATGGTTCGTCGTCTCCGGAACCCTCGAAAACGGGACCGAACGGGACGTGTTCCGAGACGCGGCGGTACGTTTCGAACGACCGCCGCGTGCGGAGACCACCTATCCGAGCGCGCGCTGGCGGAAGTACCTCACCAACGTCTACTCGACCGACAACGAGAACCACCGCTCGTACCTCGCGAACTACCTCTGTGCGGAGTGGAACCGCACCCACGAGACGGGCGTCGAGAACGTGACCGTCTACCAGCTGTACGAGCGAACCGACCCCTACAACGGGACCGTCGAGGCCGAGGGACAGTTCGAGATGATCGAGTACGACTGCTCGGGCGAGTTCGTCCAGAACGAGTGA
- a CDS encoding thiol-disulfide oxidoreductase DCC family protein — MPTDPPDDESVILFDGVCNLCSGFVQFVLPRDEEGKYRFASLQSDAGQALLAEHDLPSDELESVVLIEDGESYVKSSAIIQIATGLGGAYRLLSPFRYLPRSVRDRIYDFVADNRYRWFGKKDQCMMPSGDVESRFLE, encoded by the coding sequence ATGCCCACGGATCCCCCCGACGACGAGTCGGTCATCCTCTTCGACGGCGTCTGTAACCTCTGTAGCGGGTTCGTGCAGTTCGTCCTCCCCCGCGACGAGGAGGGCAAGTACCGCTTCGCCTCCCTCCAGTCCGACGCCGGACAGGCGCTGCTGGCCGAGCACGACCTGCCGAGCGACGAACTGGAGTCGGTCGTCCTGATCGAAGACGGCGAGAGCTACGTGAAGTCGTCGGCGATCATCCAGATCGCGACGGGGCTCGGCGGTGCCTATCGGCTCCTCTCCCCGTTCCGCTACCTTCCCCGATCGGTCCGTGACCGGATCTACGACTTCGTCGCCGACAACCGATACCGGTGGTTTGGCAAGAAGGACCAGTGTATGATGCCGTCCGGAGATGTCGAGTCGCGGTTCTTGGAGTGA